Proteins from a single region of Maridesulfovibrio ferrireducens:
- a CDS encoding AMP-binding protein, producing MEKSHLREITLGALLDEAVEKWPDNEAVVYVDRDFRLTYSEFGELVDELAMGLMALGIKKGEKVAIWATNVPYWVALQFATAKIGAILLTVNTFYRTTELEYLLKQSECENLVIIDGFRDIDYIHTTYDLIPELRTHERGYLQSEKFPDLKRVFFLGQEKHRGMYSMPEVINLAVVTSDEEYEERQATLDPHDVINMQYTSGTTGFPKGVQLTHYNIGNNGYWIGENQGFTSNDRLCLPVPLFHCFGCVLGVLAAVNHGTTLVILEGFDPLLVMASVDQEKCTALYGVPTMFIAILDHKLFNKFDYSSLRTGIMAGSPCPVEVMKKVMDKMNMNDITICYGLTEASPVMTQTRMDDDIDRRTASVGRAMPEIEVALFNPETGNQCAVGDTGEICCRGYNVMKGYYKNPEATAANIDVDGWLHSGDLGVMDEQGYLAVTGRLKDMIIRGGENIYPREIEEFLYTMDGILDIQVAGVPSKKFGEQVGAFIILKDGVDMTPEDVVDYCRGKISRYKIPKFITFIEAYPMTASGKIQKYKLRELAEEMFPDA from the coding sequence ATGGAAAAATCACACCTCAGGGAAATCACTCTCGGGGCATTACTTGATGAAGCGGTTGAAAAATGGCCGGATAATGAAGCAGTTGTTTACGTTGATCGCGATTTCAGACTCACTTACAGCGAATTCGGCGAACTGGTAGACGAGCTTGCTATGGGGCTCATGGCTCTAGGCATCAAAAAAGGTGAGAAAGTTGCTATCTGGGCAACCAACGTTCCTTACTGGGTGGCTCTGCAGTTTGCCACAGCCAAAATTGGTGCCATTCTGCTTACCGTTAATACTTTCTATCGTACGACTGAACTGGAATACCTGCTCAAGCAGTCCGAGTGCGAAAACCTCGTCATAATCGATGGATTCAGAGACATAGACTACATCCATACAACTTATGATCTTATTCCTGAATTGCGCACTCATGAAAGAGGCTACCTTCAGAGCGAAAAATTTCCAGACCTCAAAAGAGTATTCTTTCTTGGACAGGAAAAACATCGCGGTATGTACTCAATGCCCGAAGTTATCAACCTCGCTGTTGTGACTTCAGACGAAGAATACGAAGAAAGACAAGCTACTCTCGACCCGCATGATGTTATCAACATGCAATACACCTCCGGGACCACAGGCTTCCCCAAGGGCGTACAGCTTACGCACTACAATATAGGCAACAACGGCTACTGGATCGGAGAAAATCAAGGGTTTACTTCGAACGACAGGCTTTGTCTGCCGGTTCCACTGTTCCACTGTTTCGGCTGTGTGCTCGGAGTTCTTGCCGCTGTCAATCACGGCACAACTCTCGTCATTCTCGAAGGGTTTGACCCACTGTTAGTCATGGCTTCTGTTGATCAGGAAAAATGCACTGCCCTTTACGGGGTGCCTACCATGTTTATTGCCATCCTTGATCACAAGCTTTTCAATAAATTTGATTACTCATCTCTGCGTACCGGAATTATGGCCGGTTCTCCCTGCCCTGTTGAAGTGATGAAGAAAGTCATGGACAAAATGAACATGAACGATATCACCATATGTTACGGATTGACCGAAGCCTCTCCGGTTATGACGCAGACCCGCATGGACGATGACATTGACCGCAGAACAGCATCAGTGGGCCGCGCAATGCCTGAAATAGAGGTAGCTCTATTCAACCCCGAAACAGGTAATCAATGCGCTGTCGGTGATACAGGTGAAATATGCTGTCGCGGCTATAATGTGATGAAAGGGTACTATAAGAACCCCGAAGCCACTGCTGCAAACATCGATGTTGACGGCTGGCTGCATTCAGGCGACCTCGGAGTTATGGATGAGCAGGGTTATCTTGCTGTTACCGGACGACTCAAAGATATGATCATCCGCGGCGGTGAAAATATCTACCCCCGTGAAATTGAAGAATTCCTCTACACAATGGATGGAATACTCGATATTCAGGTTGCCGGAGTCCCAAGCAAGAAATTCGGGGAACAGGTCGGAGCATTCATCATTCTTAAAGACGGAGTCGATATGACTCCTGAAGATGTTGTAGATTATTGCAGAGGCAAGATTTCAAGATATAAAATTCCTAAATTCATTACATTTATTGAAGCTTACCCCATGACAGCAAGCGGAAAAATACAAAAATACAAGCTAAGAGAGCTTGCCGAAGAGATGTTCCCCGACGCTTAA
- the nifU gene encoding Fe-S cluster assembly protein NifU has translation MWEYTDKLKEHFLNPKNSGTIDDADAVGEVGSLSCGDALRLFLKIDDEGRIEDAKFQTFGCASAIASSSVLTEMVKGMTVEEAEKVTNKDIAEALGGLPKEKMHCSVMGQEALEDAIRRYRGLDAVPAPEGEIVCKCFGVTDVQIKHAVVENKLTTVEEVTNFTKAGGGCEDCHGRIKELIDEIRFGVTELKPVIEKPAKLTNIKRFQLVTQTIDEEIRPALHKDGGDIELIDIEGTVVIVSLRGACVGCPSSGVTLKDFVERRLKETVEDAITVREA, from the coding sequence ATGTGGGAATATACTGATAAGCTTAAAGAACATTTTTTGAATCCGAAGAATAGCGGTACCATTGATGATGCGGATGCTGTCGGTGAAGTAGGAAGTCTTTCCTGCGGAGACGCATTACGTCTTTTCCTTAAGATAGATGACGAAGGCCGTATTGAAGATGCGAAGTTTCAGACATTCGGCTGTGCCAGTGCCATTGCCTCAAGCTCGGTGCTGACTGAGATGGTAAAGGGAATGACTGTCGAGGAAGCTGAGAAGGTCACCAATAAGGATATTGCTGAGGCCCTCGGCGGACTGCCTAAGGAAAAGATGCACTGTTCTGTTATGGGACAGGAAGCTCTCGAGGATGCAATCAGACGTTACAGAGGGCTGGATGCTGTTCCGGCGCCGGAAGGAGAAATAGTCTGTAAGTGTTTCGGTGTGACTGACGTGCAGATCAAGCATGCGGTTGTTGAAAATAAGCTCACCACCGTGGAAGAAGTTACCAACTTCACCAAGGCCGGCGGGGGCTGCGAAGACTGTCACGGCAGGATTAAGGAACTTATAGATGAAATCCGCTTTGGTGTAACAGAATTAAAGCCCGTCATTGAAAAGCCGGCTAAGCTCACTAACATCAAGCGTTTTCAGCTTGTTACACAGACAATTGACGAAGAAATCCGTCCGGCCCTTCATAAGGATGGCGGAGATATAGAACTTATTGATATTGAAGGGACGGTAGTAATTGTTTCTTTACGTGGTGCCTGTGTTGGCTGCCCCTCCAGTGGTGTGACTCTTAAGGATTTTGTTGAGCGCAGACTGAAGGAAACCGTGGAAGACGCTATAACTGTCCGGGAGGCTTAA
- a CDS encoding AMP-binding protein — protein sequence MQKEKFSSYPEFCEKYKIEVPDNFNFAFDFVDKTAAEDPTRLAMIHIDPDGVRTEKDFEFFSKASSRLANGLTKAGIGKGDRVMVILYRRIDWWVSMLACHKVGAVPVPSPNLLTVKDIEFRVNFAKIKCIIAEDSVADRVEEANASCPSLKVLIQAGKGKLAEGWLDIDGLCAENSDSFPRPANSAGGDDALLIFFSSGTTGQPKMVEHTHTYPLGHYTTGAYWHDLEPGNIHLTLADTGWGKAVWGKFYGQWMAGATVFTWDFRGKFNPAELLQIIADHKVTSFCAPPTVYRFMIREDLTKYDLSALTHCTTAGELLNASVFEAWQEATGKPLYEGYGQTESTLQIATFPHMTPKPGSIGKPCPGWDIALIDVEGNKCAAGEEGQICVRIDPAKPVGLFNGYLDEPEKTASVMVDGYYQTGDKAWMDEDGYYWFLGRTDDLIKSSGYRIGPFEVESALLTHAAVIESAVTGVPDPVRGQAVKATIVLADGFVGSAELTKELQNHVKKVTAPYKYPRVIEYVDELPKTISGKIKRAEIRAKDEEKYK from the coding sequence ATGCAAAAAGAAAAATTCAGCTCCTATCCGGAGTTCTGTGAGAAATACAAAATAGAAGTTCCCGATAATTTCAACTTCGCTTTTGATTTTGTTGATAAAACCGCAGCGGAAGACCCTACCCGTTTGGCAATGATTCACATTGACCCTGATGGTGTCCGCACTGAAAAAGATTTCGAATTCTTCTCCAAAGCATCTTCAAGACTCGCCAACGGTCTTACAAAAGCAGGAATAGGCAAAGGCGACAGAGTCATGGTTATTCTGTATCGCCGCATAGACTGGTGGGTTTCAATGCTTGCCTGTCACAAAGTAGGTGCAGTTCCCGTTCCTTCGCCCAATCTGCTGACAGTTAAGGACATTGAATTCCGTGTTAATTTTGCAAAGATCAAATGTATTATTGCGGAAGATTCTGTTGCAGACAGAGTTGAAGAAGCAAACGCAAGCTGCCCCTCCTTAAAGGTTCTCATTCAGGCAGGCAAAGGCAAACTTGCGGAAGGCTGGCTGGACATAGACGGTCTCTGCGCTGAAAATTCAGACTCCTTTCCACGTCCCGCAAACAGCGCAGGCGGTGACGACGCTCTGCTTATTTTCTTTTCATCAGGAACCACCGGGCAGCCTAAAATGGTGGAACATACTCACACCTATCCCCTTGGACATTACACAACAGGCGCATACTGGCACGACCTAGAACCCGGCAACATTCATCTGACCCTTGCCGACACAGGCTGGGGAAAAGCTGTCTGGGGCAAATTCTACGGACAGTGGATGGCCGGCGCGACTGTCTTCACATGGGATTTCCGGGGTAAGTTTAACCCTGCGGAGCTGTTGCAGATTATTGCCGACCACAAAGTAACATCTTTTTGCGCACCTCCCACAGTATACAGATTCATGATTCGTGAAGATCTCACTAAATATGACCTTTCAGCCCTGACTCACTGCACCACCGCAGGAGAACTTCTCAACGCTTCTGTCTTTGAAGCGTGGCAAGAAGCAACAGGTAAGCCTCTTTACGAAGGATACGGTCAGACTGAGTCTACACTACAGATTGCAACATTCCCCCACATGACTCCGAAACCTGGTTCTATAGGCAAGCCCTGCCCCGGCTGGGACATCGCTCTGATTGATGTGGAAGGTAACAAATGTGCTGCCGGTGAAGAAGGTCAGATCTGCGTAAGAATTGATCCTGCTAAACCGGTTGGACTGTTCAACGGATATCTGGACGAGCCTGAAAAAACCGCAAGCGTGATGGTAGACGGTTACTATCAGACCGGCGACAAGGCTTGGATGGATGAAGACGGTTATTACTGGTTCCTCGGCAGAACTGATGATCTCATTAAAAGTTCAGGTTACCGCATCGGGCCTTTTGAAGTAGAAAGCGCACTCCTTACCCACGCTGCCGTCATTGAATCAGCAGTAACAGGTGTTCCAGATCCTGTACGTGGTCAGGCAGTTAAGGCGACAATTGTTCTCGCCGATGGTTTTGTAGGATCTGCGGAACTCACCAAAGAACTACAGAACCATGTAAAAAAGGTCACCGCTCCTTACAAGTATCCCAGAGTTATCGAATACGTGGACGAACTGCCCAAGACTATCAGCGGCAAAATTAAACGGGCTGAAATCAGAGCTAAAGACGAAGAAAAGTATAAATAA
- the epsC gene encoding serine O-acetyltransferase EpsC, producing MVTKLGAPMLSDVVDALCEEESYQAVYHMPEHDRPMPSLEALGELVERLRAVIFPGYFGDSEIRPETMRYHVGGSLDIAYRLLVEQISRGHCFFCSTDDRTCIDCEVEAKRVAGEFMSKLPQIRKLLATDVQAAYVGDPASKSPGETIFCYPSITALTHHRIAHELYKLKVDLIPRIIGEMAHSKTGIDIHPGAQIGEHFFIDHGTGTVIGETCIIGRNVRLYQGVTLGAKSFPQDDSGTLIKGIARHPIVEDDVIVYSGATILGRVTIGQGSVVGGNVWITRSVEAGERLLQNKCSL from the coding sequence ATGGTAACTAAGCTCGGTGCTCCAATGTTGTCGGATGTAGTGGATGCTCTTTGTGAGGAAGAATCTTATCAGGCTGTTTATCATATGCCTGAACATGATCGCCCGATGCCTTCGCTTGAAGCTTTGGGTGAACTCGTGGAACGCCTTCGGGCGGTGATTTTTCCCGGCTATTTCGGAGATTCAGAAATACGCCCTGAAACTATGCGCTATCACGTCGGCGGTAGTCTTGATATTGCATACAGGCTGCTCGTGGAGCAGATTTCACGCGGGCACTGTTTCTTTTGTAGCACAGACGACCGTACCTGCATTGATTGCGAGGTCGAGGCCAAGCGTGTTGCCGGTGAATTTATGTCGAAGCTTCCGCAGATCCGCAAACTTTTGGCAACTGACGTGCAGGCTGCTTACGTTGGTGATCCTGCCTCCAAAAGCCCGGGCGAAACTATTTTCTGTTATCCAAGTATTACGGCTCTGACTCATCACCGCATTGCTCACGAGCTTTATAAGCTTAAGGTGGATTTGATTCCCCGTATTATCGGTGAAATGGCTCATTCTAAGACCGGCATTGATATCCATCCAGGTGCACAGATCGGGGAACATTTTTTCATTGATCATGGAACGGGTACTGTTATCGGGGAAACCTGTATTATCGGGCGTAATGTTCGTCTCTATCAGGGTGTAACCCTTGGAGCAAAAAGCTTTCCGCAGGATGATTCCGGCACACTCATTAAGGGCATTGCCCGTCATCCCATAGTCGAAGACGACGTGATTGTTTATTCAGGCGCAACTATTCTGGGCCGGGTTACTATCGGTCAAGGTTCAGTTGTCGGCGGTAATGTTTGGATTACGAGATCTGTTGAAGCCGGTGAAAGATTGCTTCAAAATAAATGTTCTTTGTGA
- a CDS encoding MerR family transcriptional regulator yields MKTKNITETNSKNRTIGRLAKKFGLSRSTLLYYDSIELLSPSSHLKGDYRTYSNDEEERLSQICHYRKAGIPLKDIKKILDAPGNEISSILESRLKDLNDEIGSLHEQRQFISGILKNTPNVNISGQLSKELWTELLRSSGFSEDDMHEWHKAFEKSHPDKHQQFLEYLQIPKDEIALIRKWSVGPQLIIKIKDASERYMNLFFKFFDQMPKLGPGSTESTLKALSLLGPLKKDINILDIGCGTGTHTIDLCKNTTGHITALDNREAVLEKLKNKARETGCEDRITTTIGDMNDLGFAPESFDIIWSEGSLFIMGFENGLSKMRDFLKPDGFLAVSELVWTSENRPEEAFKFWTESYPEMKTIEQNIKLFEKHGYEMIAHFIQPATDWWDEYYAEMAKNLPEFVEEHKEISEVNILSENLNKEMDMMRKYPDSQGYAFYLARKK; encoded by the coding sequence ATGAAAACAAAAAATATAACTGAAACGAATTCGAAAAACCGGACAATAGGAAGACTAGCCAAAAAATTCGGGCTGTCCCGCAGCACTCTTCTTTACTATGACTCAATTGAACTGCTTTCCCCTTCTTCACATTTGAAAGGTGATTACCGGACTTATTCAAATGACGAGGAGGAACGGCTTTCTCAAATCTGTCATTATCGAAAAGCCGGAATTCCGTTAAAAGACATCAAAAAAATTCTTGATGCTCCGGGTAATGAAATTTCGTCAATTCTTGAGAGCAGACTTAAAGATTTAAACGACGAAATCGGCTCCCTGCACGAGCAACGGCAGTTCATTTCAGGTATTTTGAAAAACACTCCTAACGTGAATATCTCAGGACAACTAAGCAAAGAACTTTGGACAGAATTACTTCGAAGCTCTGGATTCAGTGAAGACGATATGCACGAATGGCATAAGGCTTTTGAAAAATCACACCCGGATAAGCATCAGCAATTTCTGGAATATCTCCAGATACCTAAAGATGAAATTGCGCTTATCCGTAAATGGTCAGTTGGACCACAACTTATTATCAAGATTAAAGACGCAAGTGAGAGATATATGAACTTATTTTTTAAATTCTTTGACCAAATGCCAAAGCTTGGGCCAGGCAGCACCGAATCAACCTTAAAAGCCCTTTCGCTCCTCGGGCCGCTGAAAAAAGATATAAACATTCTGGATATCGGGTGCGGAACAGGCACTCATACTATTGACCTTTGTAAAAACACAACAGGGCACATTACTGCTTTAGACAACCGCGAAGCTGTGCTCGAAAAACTCAAAAACAAAGCGCGTGAAACTGGGTGTGAAGATAGAATAACAACCACTATCGGGGATATGAACGATCTTGGATTCGCTCCCGAAAGCTTTGACATAATCTGGTCCGAAGGATCTCTCTTTATCATGGGATTTGAAAACGGACTGTCTAAAATGAGAGATTTTTTAAAACCTGATGGATTTCTGGCAGTATCAGAACTGGTCTGGACAAGCGAGAACAGACCGGAAGAAGCCTTTAAATTTTGGACGGAAAGCTATCCTGAAATGAAAACCATTGAGCAAAATATCAAACTTTTTGAAAAACATGGTTACGAAATGATAGCACATTTCATTCAGCCTGCAACTGACTGGTGGGACGAATATTATGCAGAAATGGCTAAGAACCTTCCTGAATTTGTCGAAGAACATAAAGAGATTTCAGAGGTGAATATACTTTCTGAAAATCTTAATAAAGAAATGGATATGATGCGCAAATACCCGGACTCGCAGGGTTACGCTTTTTATTTGGCACGAAAGAAATAA
- the cysK gene encoding cysteine synthase A, producing MNIHESMISLVGDTPLVKLNSTAEGCVATVAAKLEFFNPCSSIKDRIGVSMIEEAEKRGDLKRGAVVVEPTSGNTGVGLAFVCAVKGYKLILTMPESMSQERKDLLKGFGAELVLTSAPKGMTGAINKAREIAEENPGSFLPMQFANPDNPKAHRTGTAEEIWRDTDGKIDIFVCGVGTGGTITGVGSILKKYNPAIRIVAVEPSKSPVLSGGAPAPHGIQGIGAGFVPEVLQTDVIDEIFKVDDADALGMGRRLMQEEGILCGISAGAAAHAAVEIAKREENKDKLVVFIVPDTGERYLSTALFQD from the coding sequence ATGAACATACATGAATCAATGATTTCTCTAGTAGGCGATACTCCACTGGTTAAACTTAACAGTACGGCAGAAGGCTGCGTTGCCACAGTTGCTGCCAAGCTTGAGTTCTTTAATCCGTGTTCGTCCATTAAAGACCGGATCGGTGTTTCTATGATTGAAGAGGCCGAGAAACGCGGTGACCTTAAAAGGGGGGCTGTCGTTGTTGAGCCTACCAGCGGAAATACCGGGGTCGGTCTTGCCTTTGTCTGCGCCGTAAAAGGGTATAAGCTTATTTTGACTATGCCGGAAAGTATGAGCCAGGAACGCAAAGACCTGCTTAAAGGTTTCGGAGCGGAACTTGTTTTAACTTCGGCCCCTAAAGGCATGACCGGAGCTATCAATAAAGCCCGCGAAATTGCCGAAGAAAATCCCGGTTCATTTTTGCCCATGCAGTTTGCTAATCCCGACAATCCCAAAGCACACCGTACCGGAACCGCAGAAGAAATATGGCGGGATACTGATGGTAAGATAGATATTTTTGTGTGCGGAGTCGGTACTGGCGGAACGATTACTGGAGTCGGTTCAATTCTTAAAAAATATAATCCTGCTATAAGGATCGTAGCTGTTGAGCCTTCTAAATCTCCAGTTCTTTCTGGCGGCGCTCCTGCTCCTCACGGAATTCAGGGTATCGGGGCCGGGTTTGTGCCTGAAGTGCTCCAGACAGATGTTATTGACGAGATATTCAAAGTTGACGATGCTGATGCTCTGGGTATGGGACGTAGGCTTATGCAGGAAGAAGGCATTTTATGTGGCATTTCCGCCGGGGCAGCGGCTCATGCGGCTGTTGAAATCGCAAAACGTGAAGAAAACAAAGATAAGCTGGTCGTTTTCATCGTTCCCGATACTGGAGAACGTTATTTAAGTACCGCACTTTTTCAGGATTAA
- the nifS gene encoding cysteine desulfurase NifS — protein MRPVYLDNNATTMVAPEVREAILPLLEDEYGNPSSMHGLGGRSGKLLSEAREKIAAGLGCSPSEIIFTSCGTEGDNTAIHSAIESQPDKKHIITTRVEHPAVLNVAKHLERKGYDITLLGVDSEGRMDLDQLRDSIRPDTALVSVMYANNESGVISPIEEMVEITKERGVLFHTDAVQAVGKIPLDLKKLAVDYLVLSGHKIHAPKGVGVLFLRRNTPFRPFMLGGHQELGRRGGTENIPGIVGLGVAMDLAVNHIEEENTRVRAMRDRLEKGLMATIPDAMVNGFEASRLPNTLSIAFKYIEGEAMLLLLDQFGICASSGSACTSGSLEPSHVLRAMGVPFTYAHGSLRFSLSVYNTDEDIDLVLKELPPIISRLREFSPFRRGDEGLDWVEDH, from the coding sequence ATGCGACCAGTATATCTCGATAACAATGCCACAACAATGGTCGCTCCTGAAGTCAGGGAAGCAATTCTTCCTTTGCTTGAGGATGAATACGGAAATCCGTCCAGCATGCACGGTCTCGGCGGCAGATCTGGAAAGTTGTTGTCTGAGGCGCGGGAAAAGATCGCTGCCGGGTTGGGTTGCAGTCCGTCGGAGATTATATTCACCTCTTGCGGAACAGAGGGTGATAATACTGCGATTCATTCTGCGATTGAGTCGCAACCTGACAAGAAGCATATTATCACTACCCGTGTAGAGCATCCGGCTGTCTTGAATGTTGCCAAGCATCTTGAGCGCAAAGGGTATGATATAACTTTGCTCGGTGTTGATTCTGAGGGCCGTATGGACCTTGATCAGCTTCGCGATTCGATCAGACCTGATACTGCTCTTGTTTCTGTTATGTATGCTAATAATGAGTCCGGCGTTATTTCTCCCATTGAAGAAATGGTTGAGATTACAAAGGAACGCGGCGTTCTTTTTCATACCGATGCTGTTCAGGCAGTAGGCAAGATTCCTCTTGATTTGAAGAAGTTAGCGGTTGATTATCTGGTTTTGTCAGGACATAAGATTCACGCTCCGAAGGGAGTAGGTGTTCTCTTTTTGCGTCGCAATACTCCGTTCAGACCCTTTATGCTGGGTGGACATCAGGAGCTTGGGCGCAGGGGCGGCACTGAGAATATTCCGGGTATCGTAGGACTTGGTGTGGCTATGGATCTTGCCGTTAATCATATTGAAGAAGAGAATACCAGAGTTCGGGCAATGCGCGACAGGCTTGAAAAGGGCCTTATGGCAACTATTCCTGATGCCATGGTGAACGGTTTTGAAGCCTCAAGACTGCCTAATACTTTGAGTATTGCGTTTAAGTATATTGAAGGAGAAGCAATGCTCCTCCTGCTCGACCAATTCGGTATCTGTGCCAGTTCCGGTTCAGCTTGTACTTCGGGAAGCCTCGAGCCATCGCACGTTCTACGCGCAATGGGCGTTCCGTTTACTTACGCTCACGGATCACTCAGATTCTCCTTGTCGGTGTACAATACTGATGAAGATATTGATCTGGTACTTAAGGAGCTTCCTCCGATTATCAGCAGATTGCGTGAGTTTTCACCGTTCAGACGCGGTGATGAAGGGCTGGACTGGGTAGAAGATCATTAA
- a CDS encoding helix-turn-helix domain-containing protein — MTKAKIGHRIKTFREKQSISLEEFSKRTGLGVDFLEAVEEKDKYPSLGPLLKIARALGVRLGTFLDDHVSKDPLIVRLDERQEELTMHSEKKETASMKYFSLGKGKSDRHMEPFFIQIEPSNEEHRLTSHEGEEFIIVVSGQLEIVYGKKTSVIEAGDSTYFNSVVPHSVAAYGDKKCEIYAVLYFPE; from the coding sequence ATGACAAAAGCTAAAATAGGACATCGTATTAAAACTTTCAGAGAAAAACAGAGCATCAGCCTCGAAGAATTCTCGAAACGCACAGGGCTTGGAGTTGATTTTCTCGAAGCCGTCGAAGAAAAAGACAAATACCCCTCACTCGGACCGCTACTTAAAATTGCAAGAGCTCTCGGTGTAAGACTCGGCACTTTTCTTGATGACCATGTCAGCAAAGACCCCCTAATCGTCCGTTTAGATGAGCGTCAGGAAGAACTGACCATGCATTCAGAGAAAAAAGAAACCGCTTCTATGAAGTACTTTTCCCTTGGTAAAGGAAAAAGTGACCGTCACATGGAACCTTTTTTTATCCAGATTGAACCAAGCAACGAAGAACACAGACTCACTTCTCACGAAGGAGAAGAGTTTATCATTGTTGTTTCCGGTCAGCTTGAAATTGTCTACGGCAAAAAAACAAGCGTCATAGAAGCAGGCGACAGCACATATTTCAATTCTGTAGTTCCTCACAGCGTTGCTGCTTACGGCGACAAAAAATGTGAAATATACGCAGTTCTGTATTTCCCTGAATAA
- a CDS encoding helix-turn-helix domain-containing protein, protein MSNDQAYKEIAPRLRGIRDAVDMTVAELAEKVGVETALAEKYESGEVEIPVSYLMDVAHVCGVGLTVLVSGNEAHLKNYALVRKGKGFNVDRRKDYDYKNLASTFVGRRMEPFMINVPAKKPADMNFTTHRGQEFIYVLEGRLELRLDDNILELEAGDSLYFDSNTPHALRGLDGEPARMLDVIL, encoded by the coding sequence ATGAGTAATGATCAGGCATACAAAGAAATTGCTCCGCGACTCAGAGGCATTAGAGATGCCGTGGACATGACCGTGGCGGAACTGGCTGAAAAAGTCGGGGTAGAAACAGCTCTGGCTGAAAAATATGAGTCAGGTGAAGTTGAAATCCCTGTAAGCTACCTCATGGATGTAGCACACGTATGCGGAGTAGGACTTACGGTTCTGGTTTCCGGTAATGAAGCCCATCTCAAAAACTATGCTCTGGTCCGCAAGGGCAAAGGCTTCAACGTCGACAGGCGTAAGGACTATGACTACAAGAACCTTGCTTCAACCTTTGTCGGCAGACGCATGGAACCTTTCATGATTAATGTTCCTGCTAAAAAACCTGCTGACATGAATTTTACCACTCATCGCGGACAGGAATTCATTTATGTGCTTGAAGGCAGACTCGAACTGAGACTGGACGACAACATACTTGAACTTGAAGCCGGTGATTCTCTATATTTCGATTCAAATACTCCTCATGCTTTGCGCGGTTTAGACGGAGAACCAGCCCGCATGCTGGATGTAATTTTATAA